A genomic segment from Rubrobacter tropicus encodes:
- a CDS encoding IlvD/Edd family dehydratase → MADNGRLGRRLRSREWFDDPARIDQTALYLERFMNYGLTPEELRSGRPVIGISQTGSDIVPCNRHHLDLAARVREGIRDAGGIPMEFPVHPTFENCRRPTAALDRNLSYLGLVETLYGHPIDGVVLTTGCDKTTPAALMAASTVDIPSIVLSGGPMLDGWFEGELVGSGMAIWKSRRRLAAGEIDEEEFYETALASAPSIGHCNTMGTASTMNAVAEVLGMSLPGCAAIPAPYRERGQMAYETGRRAVEMVHEDLRPSKILTHQAFLNAIVAVTAIGGSTNAQPHITAMARHAGTKLVPEDWERGFDAPLLVNMQPAGKYLGERFHRAGGVPAVVHELLEAGRIDGGALTVTGRTLAENVAGCESRDREMISAHDKPLQEHAGFRVFSGNLFDFAIIKTSVISDEFRARYLSEPGRENVFEGRAVVFDGSDDYHHRINDPELEIDEKTILVIRGAGPIGWPGSAEVVNMQPPDRLIKMGINTLPTLGDGRQSGTSDSPSILHAAPESAVGGGLSWLRTGDTIRIDLNKGRCDALVDEEEIERRRREDGVPPIPPSQTPWQELYRNHVGQLDGGGVMEIALKYRGAASKIPRHNH, encoded by the coding sequence ATGGCAGATAATGGCCGGTTGGGGCGGCGGTTGCGGTCACGGGAGTGGTTCGATGACCCTGCCAGGATCGACCAGACCGCCCTGTACCTGGAGCGGTTCATGAACTACGGGCTCACGCCCGAGGAGTTGCGTTCCGGCAGGCCCGTCATAGGCATCTCCCAGACCGGCAGCGACATCGTGCCGTGCAACAGGCACCACCTGGATCTCGCGGCAAGGGTCAGGGAGGGCATCAGGGACGCGGGCGGGATACCGATGGAGTTCCCGGTCCATCCGACCTTCGAGAACTGCCGCAGGCCTACCGCGGCGCTCGACCGCAATTTGTCCTATCTGGGGCTCGTCGAGACGCTGTACGGGCATCCCATAGACGGCGTGGTGCTAACGACCGGCTGCGACAAGACGACGCCGGCGGCGCTCATGGCCGCCTCCACGGTGGATATTCCGTCCATCGTGCTCTCCGGCGGGCCCATGCTCGACGGCTGGTTCGAGGGCGAGTTGGTCGGGTCGGGGATGGCGATCTGGAAGAGCCGGCGCCGCCTGGCCGCGGGCGAGATAGACGAGGAAGAGTTCTACGAGACGGCGCTCGCCTCGGCGCCCTCTATCGGGCACTGCAACACCATGGGCACGGCCTCCACGATGAACGCCGTGGCCGAGGTGCTAGGGATGTCGTTGCCCGGGTGCGCGGCGATACCGGCGCCCTACCGGGAGCGGGGCCAGATGGCCTACGAGACGGGGCGGCGCGCCGTCGAGATGGTTCACGAGGACCTCAGGCCGTCCAAGATCCTGACTCATCAGGCCTTTCTGAACGCCATAGTCGCCGTCACCGCGATCGGCGGCTCGACGAACGCCCAGCCGCACATCACGGCGATGGCCCGCCACGCCGGGACGAAGCTGGTGCCGGAGGACTGGGAGCGCGGCTTCGACGCGCCGCTGCTCGTCAACATGCAGCCGGCCGGAAAGTACCTCGGCGAGCGGTTCCACAGGGCCGGGGGCGTGCCCGCCGTCGTTCACGAGCTTCTGGAGGCCGGCCGCATCGACGGCGGAGCGCTCACCGTTACCGGGCGTACGCTGGCCGAGAACGTCGCGGGTTGCGAGAGCAGGGACAGGGAGATGATCTCGGCCCACGACAAGCCCCTGCAGGAGCACGCCGGTTTCAGGGTATTCTCGGGCAACCTCTTCGACTTCGCGATCATCAAGACAAGCGTGATCTCGGACGAGTTCCGGGCCCGTTACCTGAGCGAGCCCGGCCGCGAGAACGTCTTCGAGGGTAGGGCGGTCGTCTTCGACGGATCGGACGACTATCACCACCGCATCAACGACCCGGAGCTGGAGATCGACGAGAAGACAATCCTCGTCATTCGGGGCGCAGGTCCCATCGGGTGGCCCGGTTCGGCCGAGGTCGTCAACATGCAGCCCCCCGACAGGCTCATCAAGATGGGCATAAACACCCTGCCGACTTTGGGCGACGGACGGCAGTCCGGCACCTCGGACAGCCCCTCGATCCTGCACGCCGCTCCAGAGAGCGCGGTGGGCGGCGGCCTCTCCTGGCTCCGGACGGGGGACACGATCCGCATAGACCTCAATAAGGGTCGCTGCGACGCGCTGGTGGACGAAGAGGAGATCGAACGCCGCAGGCGGGAGGACGGCGTACCGCCGATCCCCCCGAGCCAGACGCCCTGGCAGGAGTTGTACCGCAACCACGTCGGCCAGCTCGACGGCGGCGGGGTCATGGAGATCGCCCTGAAATACAGGGGCGCGGCCTCCAAGATACCGCGCCACAACCACTGA
- a CDS encoding SDR family oxidoreductase, protein MPALTGKTAVVIGASSGIGLATTNLLADSGATVHAAARRKSAIQEGAEGRPVTAHELDISDEKSVRRTLEGIGEKDGIDVLVVAAGMNFPERRLEQLSGESWDAMISVNLSGAFYAVRAALPYLRASHGLVVLISSVSGSWPDASGPAYQASKAGMTQLAHAAGFEEHQNGVRFTAVLPGIVDTPILDNRPEPPPREVRDASLKPDDVAQACLFLATLPERAYVPELTMVPTQLQALGKSSTATPPVRSEE, encoded by the coding sequence ATGCCCGCGCTCACGGGCAAGACGGCGGTCGTCATCGGGGCCAGCAGCGGCATCGGTCTGGCCACCACAAACCTTCTCGCCGACTCCGGCGCCACGGTCCACGCGGCCGCCCGCCGAAAGTCCGCTATACAGGAGGGCGCCGAAGGCCGCCCCGTAACCGCCCACGAACTGGACATCTCCGACGAGAAGTCCGTCCGCCGGACGCTGGAAGGGATCGGCGAGAAGGACGGCATAGACGTGCTCGTGGTCGCTGCGGGGATGAACTTCCCGGAGCGGCGCCTGGAACAGCTCAGTGGAGAGAGCTGGGACGCCATGATCTCCGTAAACCTCTCCGGCGCCTTCTACGCCGTCCGCGCCGCCCTGCCCTACCTGCGCGCCTCCCACGGCCTCGTCGTCCTCATAAGCAGCGTCTCCGGCTCCTGGCCCGATGCCTCCGGCCCGGCCTACCAGGCCTCCAAGGCCGGCATGACCCAACTAGCCCACGCCGCAGGCTTCGAGGAACACCAGAACGGCGTCCGGTTCACCGCCGTCCTGCCCGGCATAGTAGACACCCCAATACTGGATAATCGTCCGGAACCGCCGCCGAGGGAGGTCAGGGACGCCAGCCTCAAGCCGGACGACGTGGCGCAGGCCTGTCTCTTCCTGGCGACGTTGCCGGAGCGGGCCTACGTGCCGGAGTTGACGATGGTCCCGACGCAGCTTCAAGCGCTCGGGAAGAGCTCGACCGCGACGCCGCCCGTGCGGAGCGAGGAATGA
- a CDS encoding alcohol dehydrogenase catalytic domain-containing protein — MKGIVWHGPEEMSVEEVAAPEVAPGMVVVRPTATGICGSEIEGYLGRMGNRTPPLVMGHEFAGAVTEVGEGVDEGLLGRTVAVNPLSSDGTCKLCRAGLTNLCPNRTLVGIHSPGGFAEYTLAPAANVYPLPEGVEARTGALAEPLANGVHAARLGTAGGHPVERAVVIGAGTIGLMCLQAAVLDGTPEVHAVEPHEARREQALFLGAKAVHASGEEARDALDGPTEGLGVDLVVDAVGAEVTRRMALELLRPGGRAVFIGLHDDDTTLGFHGVVRGQIDLQGSYAYTAEDFEQALEWLVEGRAGIGELPPVLPLEEGPGAFADLVKGPSAQIKVFLAGSGA; from the coding sequence ATGAAGGGTATCGTGTGGCACGGGCCGGAGGAGATGTCCGTGGAGGAGGTGGCGGCGCCGGAGGTGGCGCCCGGGATGGTGGTCGTCCGGCCAACGGCCACGGGCATCTGCGGCTCGGAGATCGAAGGCTACCTCGGCCGCATGGGCAACCGCACCCCGCCCCTCGTGATGGGCCACGAGTTCGCCGGCGCCGTCACGGAGGTCGGGGAGGGGGTCGACGAAGGCCTGCTCGGCCGGACGGTGGCGGTGAACCCGCTCTCCTCGGACGGGACCTGCAAACTCTGCCGGGCCGGGCTGACGAACCTCTGCCCGAACCGCACGCTCGTCGGCATCCACTCGCCCGGCGGCTTCGCCGAGTACACGCTGGCGCCGGCCGCCAACGTCTACCCGCTACCGGAGGGCGTCGAGGCCCGCACGGGGGCTCTGGCCGAGCCGCTGGCGAACGGGGTCCACGCGGCCCGGCTCGGGACCGCGGGCGGCCACCCGGTCGAGCGCGCGGTCGTGATCGGGGCCGGCACCATCGGCCTCATGTGCCTTCAAGCCGCCGTCCTCGACGGCACGCCCGAAGTCCACGCCGTCGAACCCCACGAGGCCCGACGCGAGCAGGCGCTATTTCTCGGGGCGAAAGCGGTTCATGCCTCCGGCGAAGAGGCCCGGGATGCGCTGGACGGTCCAACCGAAGGGCTCGGCGTCGACCTGGTCGTAGACGCCGTCGGGGCCGAGGTAACGCGCCGGATGGCGCTCGAACTTCTACGGCCGGGCGGACGGGCGGTGTTTATCGGGCTGCACGACGACGACACGACGCTCGGTTTTCACGGCGTCGTGCGCGGCCAGATCGACCTTCAGGGCTCCTACGCCTATACCGCCGAAGATTTCGAGCAGGCGCTGGAGTGGCTGGTGGAGGGCAGGGCGGGTATCGGGGAGTTGCCGCCCGTACTGCCGCTGGAAGAAGGGCCGGGCGCCTTCGCGGACCTCGTCAAGGGTCCGTCCGCGCAGATAAAGGTCTTTCTTGCGGGATCGGGGGCCTAG
- a CDS encoding cyclase family protein has translation MTPSSPFEGHEWIDLSHTLEEGIPAWPTHTRFGRTLYESQELGDVATHHGLTISEHTGTHMDAPLHFIPQGRAHYGTDEIPLERLAGRAATIEATGFGAGDLLGVDHVEAWEREHGTIERGDRVLIRYGWDERWATGREGRRFLEDWPGLSGEAAEYLVGKGVALVGCDTMAVDAAGSPENLAHHALLGNEVYVVENLKNLVRLPPFAFFMAFPLKIKDGSGSPVRAVALVPR, from the coding sequence GTGACCCCTTCTTCCCCGTTCGAAGGCCACGAGTGGATAGACCTCTCCCACACCCTGGAGGAGGGCATCCCGGCCTGGCCCACCCACACCCGCTTCGGCAGGACCCTCTACGAATCGCAGGAACTCGGCGACGTGGCGACGCACCACGGCCTGACCATCAGCGAGCACACGGGCACCCACATGGATGCCCCCCTGCACTTCATACCTCAGGGACGGGCCCACTACGGCACGGACGAGATCCCGCTAGAGCGTCTCGCGGGCCGCGCCGCGACCATAGAAGCCACGGGCTTCGGGGCGGGGGATCTCCTCGGCGTGGATCACGTAGAAGCGTGGGAGCGGGAACACGGGACTATCGAGCGGGGAGACCGCGTCCTGATCCGCTACGGCTGGGACGAACGCTGGGCTACGGGAAGGGAGGGAAGACGCTTCCTGGAGGATTGGCCCGGCCTCTCGGGCGAAGCCGCGGAGTACCTGGTCGGAAAAGGCGTCGCCCTCGTCGGGTGCGACACGATGGCGGTGGATGCGGCCGGCTCGCCGGAGAACCTGGCGCACCACGCGCTGCTCGGCAACGAGGTCTACGTGGTCGAGAACCTGAAGAACCTCGTCAGGTTGCCGCCGTTCGCGTTCTTTATGGCTTTTCCGTTGAAGATCAAGGACGGGTCGGGCTCCCCGGTGCGGGCGGTCGCGCTGGTGCCGCGCTGA
- a CDS encoding cupin domain-containing protein yields the protein MNHYADWIRALPQVDTPFTGLEGRMIAGPHGQTVFFHAEEEFEVPPHSHGAQWGVVVAGTLHLTIDGEESTYAPGETYDIPAGAEHSARLEAGSSVIDVFQDPDRYRAK from the coding sequence ATGAACCATTACGCGGATTGGATCCGGGCGTTGCCCCAGGTCGACACGCCCTTTACGGGCCTAGAAGGACGCATGATAGCCGGCCCCCACGGCCAGACGGTCTTCTTCCACGCCGAGGAGGAGTTCGAGGTGCCCCCGCACTCCCACGGCGCCCAGTGGGGCGTGGTCGTCGCCGGAACCCTCCACCTCACCATCGACGGCGAAGAGAGCACCTACGCGCCAGGCGAGACCTACGACATACCCGCGGGCGCCGAGCACTCGGCCCGCCTGGAGGCCGGCTCCTCGGTCATAGACGTCTTTCAGGACCCTGACCGCTACCGGGCGAAGTAA
- a CDS encoding SDR family NAD(P)-dependent oxidoreductase yields the protein MQRLEGKRSIVTGAANGIGRAIALRLASEGARVLIADLDEDAAGKVAAQARGEALVQKTDVTAASDVEALVGRAVSEWGGLDVMVNNAGVGVAGTALTTTEEEYGFVMDVCVRGTFLGMKYAIPALRDSGGGSVINMSSVAALVGIPDRAVYSAAKGAILAMTRASAIDHVGEGVRVNCIAPGTVDTPWVARITSGYDDPEEARANMQARQPHGRFVTPEEIAAMAAYLAADESASVVGACMIVDGGVTAR from the coding sequence ATGCAACGTCTCGAAGGCAAGAGGTCGATAGTCACGGGTGCTGCCAACGGCATCGGCCGCGCCATCGCCCTGCGCCTCGCGTCTGAGGGCGCCCGCGTCCTGATCGCCGACCTCGACGAAGACGCCGCGGGCAAGGTCGCCGCGCAGGCGAGAGGCGAAGCCCTCGTCCAGAAGACCGACGTGACGGCAGCCTCGGACGTGGAGGCGCTCGTGGGGCGGGCCGTCTCCGAGTGGGGCGGCCTCGACGTGATGGTCAACAACGCGGGCGTCGGCGTTGCAGGGACGGCGCTTACGACCACGGAAGAAGAGTACGGGTTCGTAATGGACGTCTGCGTGCGGGGGACCTTTCTCGGGATGAAGTACGCGATCCCGGCGTTGAGGGACTCGGGCGGGGGGTCTGTCATCAACATGTCCTCGGTCGCGGCGCTCGTCGGGATACCCGACAGGGCCGTCTACTCGGCGGCCAAGGGGGCGATCCTCGCCATGACCCGGGCTTCCGCCATCGACCACGTGGGCGAAGGCGTCAGGGTCAACTGCATTGCGCCGGGGACGGTCGACACGCCCTGGGTCGCGCGCATAACGAGCGGCTACGACGACCCCGAGGAGGCCAGGGCGAACATGCAGGCCCGACAGCCCCACGGCCGGTTCGTTACCCCGGAGGAGATCGCCGCGATGGCGGCCTACCTGGCCGCGGACGAGTCGGCCTCCGTCGTTGGGGCGTGCATGATCGTGGACGGCGGCGTCACCGCCAGGTGA
- a CDS encoding class I SAM-dependent methyltransferase, with protein sequence MTGEHKKLVESGYDRVAERYLATKDADDPLAIPALEEMARGLPSGATVLDLGCGAGVPATRWLAERGFAVTGVDISGKQLDLARKLVPDATFLKSDMTELAFDQNAFDAVVAFHSIIHVPREEHQALLGKIQDWLRPGGLFLATLAMADYEGEDADWEGWGAAMRWSHHDAGTNKKMLREAGFHVLCAEPRTGGGTGGAEETWLWVLASKGS encoded by the coding sequence GTGACAGGCGAACACAAAAAGCTTGTCGAGTCCGGCTACGACCGCGTGGCCGAACGATACCTCGCCACCAAAGACGCGGACGACCCGCTCGCCATCCCGGCCCTCGAAGAGATGGCCCGTGGGCTCCCATCTGGTGCTACCGTGCTCGACCTCGGCTGCGGGGCCGGCGTTCCGGCTACACGCTGGCTCGCCGAAAGGGGATTCGCTGTCACGGGCGTGGACATCTCCGGGAAGCAGCTGGATCTCGCCCGGAAGCTGGTCCCCGATGCGACCTTCCTCAAGTCCGACATGACGGAGCTTGCCTTCGACCAGAACGCCTTCGACGCGGTAGTCGCCTTCCACTCCATCATCCACGTGCCGCGGGAAGAACACCAGGCGTTGCTCGGAAAGATCCAAGACTGGCTCAGGCCCGGCGGCCTCTTCCTGGCTACCCTCGCAATGGCCGACTACGAAGGCGAGGACGCCGACTGGGAGGGCTGGGGCGCGGCCATGCGCTGGAGCCACCACGACGCAGGGACCAACAAGAAGATGCTGCGCGAAGCCGGGTTCCATGTCCTTTGCGCCGAGCCGCGCACCGGCGGGGGCACCGGTGGCGCGGAGGAGACCTGGCTTTGGGTCCTCGCCAGCAAGGGTTCCTGA
- a CDS encoding GNAT family N-acetyltransferase translates to MEIRDATAGDLPAIVEIYNSTIPSRIVSADTEPISVEDRVAWFRAHDPSRRPLWVMEDEGEIVGWLSLGDFYDGRPAYHATAEVGIYVAQKRRGEGLGRRLVEEALSRAPGLGIKTLTAGIFAHNEASVALFEGFGFEAWARFPRVADLDGIERDLLVLGLRVDD, encoded by the coding sequence ATGGAGATCCGGGACGCCACGGCGGGGGACCTGCCGGCCATCGTCGAGATCTACAACTCCACGATACCCTCCCGCATCGTCTCGGCCGACACCGAGCCGATCTCCGTCGAAGACCGCGTGGCGTGGTTCCGCGCGCACGACCCGTCCCGGCGTCCGCTCTGGGTGATGGAGGATGAGGGTGAGATCGTCGGCTGGTTGAGCCTGGGCGACTTCTACGACGGCCGTCCCGCCTACCACGCAACAGCCGAAGTCGGCATCTACGTGGCCCAGAAACGCCGGGGCGAGGGGCTGGGCCGGCGGTTGGTCGAGGAAGCCCTGAGCCGGGCCCCCGGCCTCGGCATAAAGACCCTGACGGCCGGCATCTTCGCCCACAACGAGGCCAGCGTCGCGCTCTTCGAGGGCTTCGGCTTCGAGGCGTGGGCCCGCTTCCCGCGCGTCGCCGATCTCGACGGGATCGAGAGGGACCTCCTCGTGCTCGGCCTCAGGGTAGATGATTGA
- a CDS encoding SDR family NAD(P)-dependent oxidoreductase codes for MNGKTAAILGVGPGLGSAVARRFAGEGFSVALMARREESVSGIRQEIEEGGGKARPIPTDATDPASVAAAFGEVRNSLGDPEVFVYNAGAFQMGGILDVSPEKFDECFKANCAGAFYAAQQVLPAMVEAGRGTVLLTGATAALRGSARFSALAVGKFGLRALAQSMAREFGPQGVHVAHVVIDGQIDTPRVREMSPGREDHTMLSPDAIAETYWLLHEQDPTAWTLEMDLRPAVEGF; via the coding sequence GTGAACGGTAAGACGGCAGCAATACTCGGGGTGGGGCCGGGTCTCGGGTCGGCCGTAGCCCGCCGCTTCGCCGGAGAAGGCTTCTCCGTCGCGCTCATGGCCCGCCGTGAAGAGAGCGTGTCGGGCATCCGGCAGGAGATAGAAGAAGGCGGAGGAAAGGCCCGCCCCATCCCCACGGACGCCACGGACCCGGCCTCCGTCGCCGCGGCATTCGGCGAAGTACGCAACAGCCTCGGCGATCCCGAGGTCTTCGTCTACAACGCCGGCGCCTTCCAGATGGGCGGCATCCTGGACGTCTCGCCAGAGAAGTTCGACGAGTGCTTCAAGGCAAACTGCGCCGGCGCCTTCTACGCGGCCCAACAAGTCTTGCCCGCCATGGTCGAAGCCGGCCGCGGCACGGTCCTGCTCACCGGCGCGACCGCCGCGCTGCGAGGATCGGCGCGGTTCTCCGCCCTCGCGGTCGGCAAGTTCGGTTTGAGGGCCCTGGCGCAGAGCATGGCCCGCGAGTTCGGGCCGCAGGGCGTTCACGTGGCGCACGTCGTCATAGACGGCCAGATCGACACGCCGAGGGTCCGCGAGATGTCCCCGGGCCGAGAGGACCACACCATGCTCTCCCCCGACGCCATCGCCGAGACCTACTGGCTTCTCCACGAGCAGGACCCGACGGCCTGGACGCTCGAGATGGACCTGCGTCCCGCGGTGGAGGGCTTCTAG
- a CDS encoding type 1 glutamine amidotransferase — translation MLTIHHLYADMMNLYGDRGNVISIKKRCEWRGIGVEVVDVGLGERVRPTGCDIFLFGGGQDREQALLADDLSGSKGEDLRAVVEDGGVVLGVCGGYQLMGHHYETPEGEKLPGVGIFDLHTEPRKPDEARLIGNVLVEVPAPETGDVRRVVGFENHGGRTYLGDCEPLGTVVAGFGNNGRDGTEGARRLNAYGTYLHGSLLPKNPWLTDQLILTALRREDDTVELEPLEDSAEGNAFASMAGRLAGRR, via the coding sequence ATGCTCACCATCCACCACCTCTACGCCGACATGATGAACCTCTACGGTGACCGGGGGAACGTAATCTCCATCAAGAAACGGTGCGAGTGGCGGGGTATCGGGGTCGAGGTCGTCGACGTGGGGCTCGGCGAGAGGGTCAGGCCAACCGGCTGCGATATCTTCCTCTTCGGCGGGGGGCAGGATCGGGAGCAGGCGCTTCTGGCCGATGACCTCTCGGGGTCCAAGGGTGAAGATCTGCGGGCGGTCGTCGAGGACGGGGGTGTAGTGCTCGGCGTCTGCGGCGGGTACCAGCTGATGGGGCACCATTACGAGACGCCAGAGGGTGAGAAGTTGCCCGGCGTCGGGATCTTCGACCTCCACACCGAGCCGCGCAAGCCCGACGAGGCGCGCCTGATCGGGAACGTGCTGGTCGAGGTCCCGGCCCCCGAGACGGGAGACGTACGCCGGGTCGTCGGCTTCGAGAACCACGGCGGCCGGACCTATCTGGGCGACTGCGAACCGCTCGGCACGGTAGTCGCCGGCTTCGGCAACAACGGCAGGGACGGAACCGAGGGCGCGAGGCGTCTGAACGCCTACGGCACCTACCTCCACGGATCTCTGCTGCCGAAGAACCCCTGGCTCACGGATCAGCTCATCCTGACCGCCCTGCGCCGCGAAGACGACACCGTCGAGTTGGAGCCGCTCGAAGATTCGGCGGAAGGGAACGCTTTCGCTTCGATGGCGGGTAGGTTGGCCGGAAGGCGCTAG
- a CDS encoding MurT ligase domain-containing protein, whose product MSFVPDLRLLASIGAARAAQLASRTLKRGGGSTIPGVVARRVDPKVLKKLSKRLTLGSVAVTGTNGKTTTTRMIGKILQTAGVRAVNNSTGANLVTGVTAALVSDSSLSGKPSSGMGLFEVDEASIPRVAAEAELKILAVLNLFRDQLDRYGELAYTGKVIASAFADLPRGGAVVLNADDPLVASLGRSTGGPVFYGVDEPDLDTGRLQHVADSKDCPICGTPLDYAAVYMGHVGVYGCPTGDFSRPPLDYRASRVRPEGARGSSFLLTTPKGEREAKISLPGLYNVYNALAAAAVAGEAGVGLEDIVRGIGEFGGAFGRVERIEAGDREAFLLLIKNPVGFNEILRTFVTGAEAKNVLIAINDNDADGRDVSWLWDVDFEMLAEARAAGKADAAPFTVSGIRAGDMAVRLKYAELPVGEVVPDREEAIKMALQSTPPGETLYVLPTYTAMLEIRKALSDMGYTHPFWEDR is encoded by the coding sequence ATGAGCTTTGTCCCCGACCTCCGCCTGCTCGCCTCCATAGGAGCCGCCAGGGCGGCGCAGCTCGCGAGCCGCACCCTGAAACGGGGTGGGGGATCCACGATCCCGGGCGTCGTTGCCAGGCGCGTCGACCCGAAGGTGTTGAAGAAGCTCTCGAAGCGGCTCACGCTCGGGTCGGTCGCCGTTACGGGTACCAACGGCAAGACGACCACCACGCGCATGATCGGGAAGATCCTGCAGACCGCCGGCGTCCGGGCCGTGAACAACTCGACGGGTGCTAACCTCGTCACCGGCGTGACGGCCGCGCTCGTCTCGGATTCGTCCCTCTCCGGCAAGCCCTCCTCCGGGATGGGGCTCTTCGAGGTGGACGAGGCGAGCATCCCAAGGGTGGCGGCCGAGGCGGAGCTCAAGATCCTGGCCGTCCTGAACCTCTTTCGCGACCAGCTCGACCGCTACGGCGAGCTCGCCTACACGGGCAAGGTGATCGCCTCGGCCTTCGCCGACCTGCCCCGCGGCGGCGCAGTCGTCCTCAACGCCGACGACCCCCTCGTCGCGAGCCTCGGACGCTCGACGGGCGGCCCCGTCTTCTACGGCGTGGACGAGCCGGACCTCGACACGGGCCGTCTGCAGCACGTCGCAGACTCCAAGGACTGCCCGATCTGCGGCACGCCTTTGGACTACGCCGCCGTCTACATGGGCCACGTCGGCGTCTACGGCTGCCCGACCGGGGACTTCTCCCGACCGCCCCTCGACTACCGGGCGAGCCGGGTACGCCCCGAAGGCGCGCGCGGCTCCTCGTTCCTCCTAACGACGCCGAAGGGCGAGAGGGAGGCGAAGATATCGCTTCCGGGCCTCTACAACGTCTACAACGCGCTCGCCGCCGCGGCCGTCGCGGGCGAGGCCGGCGTGGGTCTCGAAGACATCGTCCGGGGCATCGGGGAGTTCGGGGGGGCTTTCGGGCGGGTCGAGAGGATCGAGGCCGGTGACAGGGAGGCGTTCTTGCTCCTCATAAAGAACCCCGTCGGGTTCAACGAGATCCTGCGCACCTTCGTAACCGGCGCCGAAGCCAAAAACGTCCTGATAGCCATAAACGACAACGACGCCGACGGCCGCGACGTCTCGTGGCTCTGGGACGTGGACTTCGAGATGCTCGCGGAAGCCCGCGCCGCGGGCAAGGCCGACGCCGCCCCCTTCACCGTCAGCGGCATCCGCGCCGGCGACATGGCCGTCCGCCTCAAATACGCCGAACTCCCCGTGGGCGAGGTTGTTCCAGACCGCGAAGAAGCCATAAAAATGGCCCTGCAATCCACCCCGCCGGGCGAGACGCTCTACGTCCTGCCGACCTACACGGCGATGCTGGAGATCCGCAAGGCCTTGAGCGACATGGGCTACACGCATCCGTTCTGGGAGGACAGATGA
- a CDS encoding S1C family serine protease — MEIFENLSASSKLGNAELDAYSRAVRGVTETLEPAVISLGLQDGRGGGSGVVLGTDGTTATAVTNSHVVRGLGRAGGGRGNEGELRVTFSDGTSVPAEVLGDDPPSDLGVVRFTPENEPAVAALGEAENLVVGQLVVAIGSPLGFQSTVTAGVVSALGRSIRGQEGRPIENVIQTDAAINPGNSGGPLADTSGRVVGINTAIIGGAQGIGFAVPVSGAFRRVVFSLVTEGRVRRARLGVVVATQPSRGGVGGGAGVREVPPNGPARRAGVRPGDVIVALGNRPVRSNSDLLALLDESAIDRDMELKVLRRGKEVTLTVRPREQ, encoded by the coding sequence ATGGAGATCTTCGAGAACCTTTCGGCGAGTTCGAAGCTCGGGAACGCAGAGCTGGACGCGTATTCGCGGGCGGTTCGGGGCGTGACGGAGACGCTCGAGCCCGCCGTGATCTCGCTCGGCCTGCAGGATGGCCGCGGCGGCGGGAGCGGCGTGGTCCTCGGCACGGACGGAACCACGGCCACGGCCGTCACGAACAGCCACGTCGTGCGCGGCCTGGGCAGGGCCGGCGGGGGGCGGGGCAACGAGGGCGAGCTGCGGGTCACTTTCTCGGACGGGACTTCCGTCCCCGCGGAGGTGCTCGGCGACGACCCGCCGAGCGACCTCGGGGTGGTCCGCTTTACGCCCGAGAACGAGCCGGCGGTCGCCGCGCTCGGCGAGGCGGAGAACCTAGTCGTCGGGCAGCTCGTGGTCGCCATAGGGAGCCCTCTCGGTTTCCAGAGCACCGTGACGGCCGGGGTGGTAAGCGCGCTCGGGCGTTCGATCCGGGGCCAGGAAGGGCGCCCCATCGAGAACGTCATCCAGACCGACGCGGCCATCAACCCTGGCAACTCCGGCGGGCCTCTGGCCGACACCTCTGGCCGGGTGGTGGGCATAAACACCGCGATAATAGGAGGCGCCCAGGGAATAGGCTTTGCCGTGCCCGTCTCGGGCGCGTTCCGCCGCGTGGTCTTCTCCCTCGTCACCGAAGGCCGCGTGCGCCGCGCCCGCCTCGGCGTCGTGGTCGCGACCCAGCCCTCGCGCGGCGGCGTCGGCGGAGGAGCGGGCGTCCGCGAAGTCCCCCCGAACGGCCCCGCCCGCAGGGCCGGCGTCCGACCGGGAGACGTGATAGTCGCCCTCGGCAACAGGCCCGTCCGCTCCAACAGCGACCTCCTCGCCCTCCTGGACGAATCCGCCATAGACCGCGACATGGAGTTGAAGGTCCTTAGAAGGGGCAAGGAAGTAACGCTCACCGTACGCCCCCGCGAACAGTGA